In the Meiothermus sp. QL-1 genome, one interval contains:
- a CDS encoding ParA family protein, with product MKRIGIVNQKGGVGKTTTAVNLAAYLARAGQRVLLVDLDPQFNATSGLGQTPPEHNIYALLMGACTAEQAVQRVLPGLDLLPSSPDLVGASAELLEEPGRLAEVLRPLLPAYDLVLLDAPPSLGPLTLNVLSAAEGLIVPVQAEYYALEGLAGLLQTVERVRSSLNPALRLLGVLITMYDPRTLLSQQVESNLRANLGDKVFWTVIPRNVRLAEAPSHGQDIGQYAPTSSGAHAYRRLAEEVMRRVQEA from the coding sequence GTGAAACGCATCGGGATTGTGAACCAGAAGGGGGGCGTGGGGAAGACCACCACCGCCGTCAACCTTGCGGCCTACCTGGCCCGGGCCGGACAGCGGGTGCTCCTGGTCGACCTGGATCCCCAGTTCAACGCCACCTCAGGCCTGGGCCAGACCCCGCCCGAGCACAACATCTATGCCCTGCTGATGGGGGCTTGCACTGCGGAACAGGCCGTGCAAAGGGTTTTGCCAGGCCTGGACCTGCTGCCTTCAAGCCCCGACCTGGTGGGGGCCTCGGCCGAACTGCTCGAGGAGCCCGGGCGGCTGGCCGAGGTGTTGCGTCCTCTGCTGCCTGCCTACGACCTGGTTCTGCTGGACGCTCCGCCCAGCCTGGGCCCCCTTACCCTGAACGTGCTCTCGGCTGCGGAGGGCCTCATCGTTCCGGTACAGGCCGAGTACTACGCCCTGGAGGGCCTGGCGGGGCTGTTGCAGACCGTCGAGCGGGTGCGCTCGAGCCTCAACCCTGCCCTGCGCCTTCTGGGGGTGCTCATCACCATGTACGACCCCCGCACCCTGCTCTCCCAGCAGGTGGAGAGCAACCTGCGGGCCAACCTGGGCGACAAGGTTTTCTGGACGGTTATCCCCCGCAACGTTCGCCTGGCCGAGGCCCCCAGCCACGGCCAGGACATCGGGCAGTACGCCCCCACCAGCAGCGGGGCCCACGCCTACCGTCGTCTGGCCGAGGAGGTGATGCGTCGTGTCCAAGAAGCCTAG
- the rsmG gene encoding 16S rRNA (guanine(527)-N(7))-methyltransferase RsmG, producing the protein MSPEGSRLLLQAGEALGLDLRPHLDRFARFYSLLVAANRRINLTAIRDERGVVLKHFADSLSCLRYPGFSDGMTVVDVGTGAGFPGLPLAIVRPGIRFELLDATQKKVRFVQEVIRELALPNAEARWGRAEELGRGVKRETYHAALSRAVASLPVVAELTLPLVRVGGFVLLQKGPEVEQELVQAQRALEELGGRLGGVIPFQLPISGETRRLVVLEKVAPTPPRYPRRAGLPARNPLS; encoded by the coding sequence ATGAGCCCCGAGGGCAGCCGGCTGCTGCTTCAGGCAGGAGAGGCGCTGGGGCTTGACCTAAGGCCCCACCTGGACCGCTTCGCTCGGTTCTACAGCCTGCTGGTCGCGGCTAACCGGCGGATCAACCTGACCGCCATCCGCGATGAGCGGGGTGTGGTTCTCAAGCACTTCGCGGACTCCCTGAGCTGCCTGCGCTACCCGGGGTTTTCCGATGGCATGACGGTGGTGGACGTGGGCACCGGGGCCGGCTTCCCTGGTTTGCCCCTGGCCATTGTGCGCCCCGGGATCCGCTTCGAACTCCTGGACGCTACGCAAAAGAAGGTTCGTTTTGTACAGGAGGTTATCCGGGAGTTGGCCCTGCCCAACGCCGAGGCCCGGTGGGGGCGGGCCGAGGAGCTGGGCCGAGGGGTAAAACGTGAAACCTACCACGCCGCCCTGAGTCGCGCGGTGGCCTCCTTGCCGGTGGTGGCCGAGCTAACCCTGCCGCTGGTGCGGGTAGGGGGGTTCGTTTTGCTGCAAAAGGGGCCTGAGGTGGAGCAGGAGCTGGTCCAGGCGCAAAGGGCCCTGGAGGAACTGGGGGGGCGGCTTGGAGGGGTGATTCCCTTTCAGCTTCCCATAAGCGGTGAGACGCGCCGGCTGGTGGTTCTGGAAAAGGTGGCCCCCACCCCTCCACGCTATCCCCGCAGGGCGGGCCTTCCAGCCCGGAATCCGTTATCCTAG
- the mnmG gene encoding tRNA uridine-5-carboxymethylaminomethyl(34) synthesis enzyme MnmG, which yields MRAFDVIVVGGGHAGIEAAWAAARLGVRVGLVTSNPDRIGLMPCNPAVGGPGKSQLVAEVEALGGLMGRLADATAIHTRVLNRSKGPAVQSLRVQVDRDAYALEAQRVLLAHPGVQSVRAEVAALWVEQGALRGVRTVDGRRLAAAAVVVASGTFLQGVVWYGRQSRPAGRQGEPPARFLSQSLRALGHRLMRFKTGTPPRIRADSVDYARLEVVPPDDPPETFAGTPGPHATARPTWQTRTTAATHRLIRENLHLSPLYGGDIEGIGPRYCPSIEDKVVRFSDKETHLLFVEPDGLQTSELYLQGFSSSLPPALQVEMVRSLPGFEQAVIQRYAYAVEYDAVDPLELTPGLQSRRLPGLFTAGQINGTSGYEEAAAQGLLAGLNAARYAMGLPEVHLPRDSGYIGVLVDDLVHRGVDEPYRMMTSRVELRLLCRADNADERLVPLAVAWGLRPQADLERVRAKYARVQQELARLERVRIEGVSALQYLRRPEVGYAQVLERVGPPPHPLSPAEAYQVELRAKYAGYIERQARLRERLRELEAYHLPEGLDYGRVPSLSKEAAEKLGRLQPRTVAEASRIPGIRDSDITALLVYLTRVTA from the coding sequence ATGCGTGCTTTTGACGTGATTGTGGTGGGAGGTGGGCACGCCGGAATCGAGGCGGCTTGGGCAGCTGCCCGGCTTGGGGTGCGGGTAGGGCTGGTTACCTCCAACCCGGACCGCATCGGCCTGATGCCCTGCAATCCGGCGGTGGGGGGGCCGGGCAAGAGCCAGCTGGTGGCCGAGGTGGAGGCCCTGGGGGGGCTGATGGGTCGCCTGGCCGATGCCACCGCGATCCACACCCGGGTGCTCAACCGCTCCAAGGGGCCGGCAGTGCAGAGCCTTAGGGTGCAGGTGGACCGGGATGCGTACGCCCTGGAAGCCCAGCGGGTTTTGCTGGCCCACCCGGGTGTCCAGAGCGTGCGGGCGGAGGTGGCCGCCTTGTGGGTGGAACAAGGGGCGCTGCGGGGGGTGAGAACCGTGGACGGCCGCCGGCTGGCTGCAGCGGCGGTGGTGGTGGCCAGCGGCACCTTCCTGCAGGGGGTGGTCTGGTACGGCCGCCAGTCCCGTCCAGCTGGCCGGCAGGGGGAGCCCCCGGCGCGCTTCCTTTCCCAGAGCCTGCGGGCCCTGGGCCACCGTCTGATGCGCTTTAAGACCGGCACACCGCCCCGCATCCGGGCCGACTCGGTGGATTACGCGAGGCTCGAGGTGGTCCCCCCCGACGACCCCCCAGAGACCTTTGCTGGGACCCCGGGGCCGCACGCCACCGCCCGGCCTACCTGGCAGACCCGCACCACCGCGGCCACCCACCGGCTCATCCGGGAGAACCTGCACCTCTCCCCTCTGTATGGGGGGGACATAGAGGGGATTGGCCCGCGCTACTGCCCTTCCATCGAGGACAAGGTGGTGCGTTTTAGCGATAAGGAGACCCACCTCCTGTTCGTGGAGCCCGATGGACTGCAGACCAGCGAGCTTTACCTGCAGGGCTTCAGCTCGTCCTTGCCTCCCGCGCTCCAGGTGGAGATGGTGCGGAGCCTGCCAGGCTTTGAACAGGCGGTGATCCAGCGCTACGCCTACGCAGTGGAGTACGACGCGGTGGACCCCCTCGAGCTCACCCCGGGCCTGCAGTCCCGCCGGCTGCCGGGGCTGTTCACCGCTGGCCAGATCAACGGCACCTCGGGGTATGAGGAGGCCGCGGCCCAGGGCTTGCTGGCCGGGCTGAACGCGGCCCGTTACGCCATGGGCCTGCCCGAGGTCCACCTGCCGCGCGACTCAGGGTACATCGGGGTGCTGGTAGACGACCTGGTCCACCGGGGGGTGGACGAGCCTTACCGGATGATGACCTCTCGGGTCGAGCTGCGCCTGCTCTGCCGCGCCGACAACGCCGATGAGCGGCTGGTGCCTTTGGCGGTGGCCTGGGGCCTGCGTCCCCAGGCCGACCTAGAGCGGGTGAGGGCCAAGTACGCCCGGGTCCAGCAGGAGTTGGCCCGGCTGGAGCGGGTGCGGATAGAGGGGGTCTCGGCCCTGCAGTACCTGCGCCGGCCCGAGGTCGGCTACGCCCAGGTACTGGAGCGGGTGGGTCCTCCTCCCCATCCCCTGAGCCCCGCTGAGGCCTACCAGGTGGAGCTGCGGGCCAAGTACGCCGGTTATATCGAGCGCCAAGCCCGGCTTAGGGAGCGGCTTAGGGAGCTCGAGGCCTACCATCTGCCCGAGGGGTTGGACTATGGCCGGGTGCCGAGCCTCTCCAAAGAGGCCGCCGAGAAGCTTGGCCGCCTCCAGCCCCGCACGGTGGCGGAGGCTTCCCGCATTCCTGGAATCCGCGACTCCGATATCACCGCCCTGCTGGTGTACCTGACCCGGGTGACGGCTTGA
- the dnaA gene encoding chromosomal replication initiator protein DnaA: protein MTHTTVWQNVLEYVRQSITEVEYHTWFEKIQPLGMVNGSLELGVPTSFFKGWIEEHYAELLTEALTRLGAQTPRFEIRVIPGKAIQEDIFSAAGQAKSQETRARLNPKYTFENFVVGQNNNLAHAAAVAVAESPGNAYNPLFIYGGVGLGKTHLMHAVGHSVAQRFPEKKIEYVSTETFTNELINAIREDRMSEFRDRYRSVDLLLVDDVQFIAGKERTQEEFFHTFNALYEARKQIILSSDRPPKDILTLEARLRSRFEWGLITDIQPPDLETRVAILKMNSEYRNVRVPEEVLEYIARQITSNIRELEGALMRVIAYASLNGVELSKAVAVRALSDIFAANENPLSPEEILKAVAEYYGLRPEEIRGSGRRKEVVIPRQVAMYLVRELTHASLPEIGQFFGGRDHTTVLYAIQKIQESSEFDTALRQALRAIRERLG from the coding sequence TTGACCCACACGACCGTTTGGCAAAACGTGCTGGAATACGTGCGCCAAAGCATCACCGAGGTGGAATACCACACCTGGTTCGAAAAAATCCAGCCCCTCGGGATGGTCAACGGTTCCCTCGAGCTCGGCGTGCCCACCAGCTTCTTCAAGGGCTGGATCGAGGAGCACTACGCCGAGCTCTTGACCGAAGCCCTCACCCGCCTGGGGGCCCAAACCCCCCGCTTCGAGATCAGGGTCATCCCGGGAAAGGCTATCCAGGAAGACATCTTCTCCGCAGCAGGCCAGGCCAAATCCCAGGAGACCCGTGCCCGGCTCAACCCCAAGTACACTTTCGAAAACTTCGTGGTGGGACAGAACAACAACCTGGCCCACGCCGCGGCAGTGGCAGTGGCCGAGTCCCCTGGCAACGCCTACAACCCTCTCTTCATCTACGGGGGGGTGGGGCTGGGCAAAACCCACCTGATGCACGCCGTAGGCCACTCGGTAGCCCAGCGGTTCCCCGAAAAAAAGATCGAGTACGTCTCCACCGAAACTTTCACCAACGAGCTCATCAACGCCATCCGGGAAGACCGCATGAGCGAGTTCCGCGACCGCTACCGCTCAGTGGACCTGCTCCTGGTGGACGACGTGCAGTTCATCGCCGGCAAGGAGCGCACCCAGGAGGAATTCTTCCACACCTTCAACGCCCTCTACGAGGCCCGCAAGCAGATCATCCTCTCCTCCGACCGGCCGCCCAAGGACATCCTCACCCTGGAGGCCCGCCTCCGCAGCCGCTTCGAGTGGGGCCTGATCACCGATATCCAACCCCCCGACTTGGAGACCCGGGTGGCCATCCTCAAGATGAACTCCGAATACCGCAACGTGCGCGTACCTGAGGAGGTGCTGGAGTACATTGCGCGCCAGATCACCTCCAACATCCGCGAACTGGAGGGGGCGCTCATGCGGGTAATCGCCTACGCTTCCTTGAACGGAGTGGAGCTCAGCAAGGCGGTAGCTGTTCGAGCCCTATCGGACATCTTTGCGGCCAACGAAAACCCCCTGAGCCCGGAGGAGATCCTCAAGGCCGTGGCCGAGTACTACGGTCTGCGCCCCGAGGAGATACGGGGCAGCGGACGGCGTAAGGAGGTGGTCATCCCCCGCCAGGTGGCGATGTACCTGGTCCGCGAACTGACCCACGCCTCTCTGCCCGAGATTGGCCAGTTCTTCGGTGGGCGCGACCACACCACCGTGCTCTACGCCATCCAGAAAATCCAGGAAAGCAGCGAGTTCGACACCGCCCTGCGCCAGGCCTTGAGGGCCATCCGGGAACGCCTGGGCTAG
- the dnaN gene encoding DNA polymerase III subunit beta — protein MEIRIPKRTLTEGLSILERIIPSRSTNPILTYLPIEASERGLTLQGTNGEVDLEVRLAAEVQGAGRVLVPASTFAQVVRGAPGELIELSLTGEGRLELSSSTFNTLLSTAPPEGYPELSFAPSPQERMPALGLARAITRVRYAASQEEYRAIFRGVQLEMSSRRLRAVASDGFRLARYDLPLEGLPSRKLVVPARTADEIVRVFKDAEEELAFAVEEGSLTLAGRAVRMAVKLMEGEFPDYERVIPQSFVLEATLPAEAFRESLKRVALMADRNNHRVNLTFTPGRLGIDAEGDYGRGREEMEVELSGETQMLAAYNARYLIEALAPVEGAVRLRLSGPTTPSVLQAVEDAGYLAVVVPLRV, from the coding sequence GTGGAGATACGCATCCCCAAACGCACCCTTACCGAAGGGCTCTCCATCCTGGAGCGCATCATCCCAAGCCGCAGCACCAACCCCATCCTGACCTATCTGCCCATAGAGGCTTCTGAGCGGGGCCTGACCCTCCAGGGTACCAACGGTGAGGTGGACCTCGAGGTCCGGCTCGCGGCCGAAGTCCAGGGCGCCGGGCGGGTGCTGGTACCGGCCTCGACCTTTGCCCAGGTGGTGCGCGGGGCCCCGGGTGAGCTCATTGAGCTAAGTCTTACCGGCGAGGGTCGGCTCGAGCTGTCCTCAAGCACCTTCAACACCCTGCTTTCCACCGCGCCTCCTGAAGGCTATCCCGAGCTTTCCTTTGCTCCGTCCCCCCAGGAGCGGATGCCAGCTCTAGGGCTGGCCCGGGCCATCACCCGAGTGCGCTATGCGGCCAGCCAGGAGGAGTACCGGGCCATCTTCCGGGGGGTCCAGCTTGAAATGTCCTCCCGGAGGCTTCGGGCGGTGGCTTCGGACGGTTTTCGGCTGGCCCGCTATGACCTGCCCCTGGAGGGGCTCCCCTCGCGAAAGCTGGTGGTCCCAGCGAGGACGGCCGATGAGATCGTCCGGGTGTTCAAGGACGCGGAGGAAGAACTGGCCTTCGCGGTGGAGGAAGGAAGCCTGACCCTGGCCGGCCGGGCGGTGCGGATGGCGGTCAAGCTGATGGAGGGGGAGTTCCCCGATTATGAGCGGGTCATTCCCCAGAGCTTCGTCCTCGAGGCCACCCTCCCGGCTGAGGCTTTCCGGGAGAGCCTGAAGCGGGTGGCGCTGATGGCCGATCGGAACAACCACCGGGTCAACCTGACCTTCACCCCCGGGCGGCTCGGCATCGATGCGGAGGGGGATTACGGCCGGGGCCGGGAGGAGATGGAGGTGGAGCTATCGGGCGAAACGCAGATGCTGGCGGCCTACAACGCCCGGTACCTGATCGAGGCCCTGGCACCCGTCGAGGGCGCCGTGCGCCTCAGGCTTTCGGGGCCGACCACCCCCAGCGTGCTCCAGGCGGTGGAGGACGCGGGCTACCTGGCGGTGGTGGTGCCTTTGCGGGTTTAG
- the eno gene encoding phosphopyruvate hydratase: MTTIVEVRGREVLDSRGNPTVEAEVALESGARGRAMVPSGASTGTHEAVELRDGGPRYGGKGVLRAVAAINERIAEEIVGLDALNQEAVDRAMLELDGTPNKGNLGANAILAVSLATARAAAEALGLPLYRYLGGVQGVTLPVPLMNVINGGKHADNNVDFQEFMLVPGGLPSFSEALRAGVETFHALKAVLKSRGYNTNVGDEGGFAPDLRSNEEAVEVLLTAIEKAGYKPGQDIALALDPASSEFYQEGKYVLQADGKVLSGPEMVEYWESWVRQYPIVSIEDGLAEDDWETWKLLTERLGARVQLVGDDLFVTNPAILKRGIEAGVGNSILVKVNQIGTLSETLEAIRLAQRSGYTTILSHRSGETEDTTIADLAVAVNAGQIKTGSSSRSDRLAKYNQLLRIEEELGTGARFLGFEAFRK, encoded by the coding sequence ATGACCACGATCGTAGAGGTGAGAGGACGCGAGGTGCTTGACTCGAGGGGCAACCCCACCGTGGAGGCCGAAGTGGCGCTCGAGTCGGGGGCCAGGGGGCGGGCGATGGTTCCCTCGGGGGCTTCCACAGGGACCCACGAAGCGGTGGAGTTGCGCGACGGAGGACCCCGGTACGGCGGAAAGGGGGTATTGCGCGCGGTGGCCGCGATCAACGAGCGTATAGCCGAGGAGATCGTCGGCCTCGATGCCCTCAACCAGGAAGCGGTCGACCGAGCCATGCTGGAGCTCGACGGCACCCCCAACAAGGGCAATCTGGGGGCCAACGCCATCCTGGCCGTCTCGCTGGCCACTGCGCGGGCAGCGGCCGAGGCTTTGGGGCTGCCCCTGTACCGCTACCTGGGCGGGGTGCAGGGGGTGACCCTGCCGGTGCCCTTGATGAACGTGATCAACGGGGGGAAGCATGCTGACAACAACGTGGACTTCCAGGAGTTCATGCTGGTGCCCGGAGGCCTGCCCAGCTTCAGCGAGGCCCTGCGGGCTGGGGTGGAGACCTTCCATGCCCTGAAGGCGGTTCTGAAGTCGAGGGGCTACAACACCAACGTGGGGGACGAGGGGGGGTTTGCCCCTGACTTGAGGTCGAACGAGGAGGCGGTGGAGGTACTTCTTACCGCCATCGAGAAAGCCGGCTACAAGCCTGGCCAGGACATCGCCTTGGCCCTCGACCCGGCCAGCTCTGAGTTCTATCAGGAGGGCAAGTATGTGCTCCAGGCCGACGGGAAGGTCCTTTCGGGGCCCGAGATGGTGGAGTACTGGGAGAGCTGGGTGCGCCAGTACCCGATTGTCTCTATCGAGGACGGGCTGGCCGAGGACGACTGGGAAACCTGGAAGCTCCTCACCGAGCGGCTGGGCGCGCGGGTGCAGCTCGTGGGGGACGACCTTTTCGTGACCAACCCGGCCATCCTGAAGCGGGGCATAGAGGCGGGGGTAGGGAACTCCATCCTGGTCAAGGTCAACCAGATCGGCACCTTGAGCGAGACTTTGGAGGCCATCCGGCTGGCCCAGCGCTCGGGCTATACCACCATCCTCTCCCACCGCTCGGGCGAGACCGAGGACACCACCATCGCCGACCTGGCGGTGGCGGTCAACGCGGGGCAGATCAAGACCGGTTCGTCCAGCCGCTCAGACCGCCTGGCCAAGTACAACCAGCTTCTGCGCATCGAGGAAGAGCTGGGGACTGGGGCGCGCTTTTTGGGGTTTGAAGCCTTCAGAAAGTAG
- the pyk gene encoding pyruvate kinase: MGLTKRTKIVATLGPASRSPEMIRALIEAGVDVFRLNFSHGSPEDHRQSVQMVRAASAELGRTVAILQDLQGPKIRCGRFREGAVELRAGQKFIITAEPVEGDETRVSTTYRGLPDDVQPGQVLLLDDGNIRLRVDEVRQRDIHTTVLVGGRLSNNKGINIPGADLSIPALTDKDIDDIALGAELEVDWVAISFVRSRDDLLLARHYLTRYNSRARLMAKIEKPSAVARFDEILEEADGIMVARGDLGVEMPLEEVPAVQKRIILKAVQAGKAVITATQMLESMVKNPTPTRAEASDVANAIFDGTDAIMLSAETATGQYPVEAVSFMTRVARTIEATQEYYDRLNALRPPPTRTVQDAIARAVDDVVESTGAKAVVVFTATGGAARRVARTRPPVPILALTPNPHVRNQLALVSDVLPLLAPDPKDTDDMVQIAVEKAKETGLVGPGEYVVIAAGVPFGVRGTTNMIRVERVS, encoded by the coding sequence ATGGGACTCACCAAGCGCACCAAGATCGTGGCCACCCTGGGCCCGGCTTCGCGTTCTCCAGAGATGATCCGGGCCCTCATCGAGGCAGGGGTGGACGTTTTCCGCCTCAACTTCTCCCACGGTTCGCCTGAGGACCATCGCCAGTCGGTGCAGATGGTGCGGGCCGCCTCGGCTGAGCTTGGCCGCACCGTGGCCATCCTCCAGGACCTGCAGGGGCCCAAGATCCGCTGCGGGCGTTTCCGCGAGGGGGCGGTGGAGCTCCGGGCTGGGCAAAAGTTCATCATCACCGCGGAGCCGGTGGAGGGGGATGAGACCCGGGTTTCCACCACCTACCGGGGTCTGCCAGACGACGTGCAACCAGGCCAGGTGCTGCTGCTGGACGACGGCAACATTCGCCTGCGGGTGGACGAGGTTCGGCAAAGGGACATTCACACCACGGTGCTGGTGGGGGGGCGGCTTTCCAACAACAAGGGCATCAACATCCCTGGGGCCGACCTTTCGATTCCTGCGCTTACCGATAAGGACATCGACGACATCGCCCTGGGGGCGGAGCTCGAGGTGGACTGGGTGGCCATCAGCTTCGTGCGCAGCCGCGACGACCTGCTTCTGGCCCGCCACTACCTGACCCGCTACAACTCCCGGGCCCGGCTGATGGCCAAGATCGAAAAACCCAGCGCGGTGGCCCGCTTTGACGAGATTCTTGAGGAGGCCGATGGGATCATGGTGGCCCGGGGCGACCTGGGGGTGGAGATGCCCTTGGAGGAGGTTCCGGCGGTGCAGAAGCGGATCATCCTCAAAGCGGTGCAGGCTGGCAAGGCGGTGATCACCGCCACCCAGATGCTGGAGTCCATGGTCAAGAACCCCACCCCCACCCGGGCCGAGGCCTCGGACGTGGCCAACGCCATCTTCGACGGCACCGATGCCATCATGCTCTCGGCCGAGACCGCGACGGGGCAGTATCCGGTGGAGGCGGTCTCCTTCATGACCCGGGTGGCCAGGACCATCGAGGCCACCCAGGAGTACTACGACCGGTTGAACGCCCTGCGCCCTCCACCCACCCGGACTGTCCAGGACGCCATCGCCCGAGCGGTGGACGACGTGGTGGAGTCCACCGGGGCCAAGGCCGTCGTAGTCTTTACCGCTACCGGTGGGGCAGCCCGGCGGGTGGCGCGTACCCGGCCCCCGGTGCCCATCCTGGCCCTCACCCCCAACCCCCACGTGCGCAACCAGCTCGCCTTGGTCTCGGATGTGCTGCCCCTTCTGGCCCCCGACCCCAAGGATACCGACGATATGGTGCAGATAGCGGTGGAGAAGGCCAAGGAAACCGGTCTGGTGGGGCCGGGAGAGTACGTGGTGATTGCCGCTGGGGTGCCCTTTGGGGTGCGGGGGACCACCAACATGATCCGGGTCGAGCGGGTGAGCTAG
- a CDS encoding class I SAM-dependent DNA methyltransferase: protein MILEGPPAPVAKALGAYYTDAGVARFLVRWALRAPRETVADPAFGGGVFLAAASERLAGMGGDPRAQVFGVELDEEAHRRTAAWLRARFDLPPAHLRQGDFFDLEPPGQVDAVVGNPPFIRYQRFPGLQKALAKAGLRLSGRSSAWAPFLLRAVAWLRPGGRLAMVVPAEIAHAAYARPVLDHLSRSFEEIWLISFQKSLFPRLNQDTLLLLAEGRRPMPDGRAAAWLVDLPDPAGLEQLALPTPKAVRVNLLALGGEARLPLYWLSPEERELYLRLAGPTALRLGQVARVDIGYVTGHNRFFHLSPAEAAQQGIPQAFLRAALWRGRGLRGLRFTSADWQEAGQKGQAGFLLSIPPEAPLPPAVAAYLEAGQAAQVHRAYQCRRRQPWYSLCPGGGPEAFLVYMGEPRLVVNEARVLLSNSLYAVHPQGLGARALAALWQSSLTQLSVELEGHALGGGMLKLEPREAERVVLPSTARNRWEEGRLEALADGLDRLLRQGKTQEAQALADSVILREGLGLSEEEVACLARARQKLRLRRCRRP from the coding sequence ATGATTCTGGAAGGTCCTCCCGCCCCAGTGGCCAAGGCCCTAGGCGCCTACTACACCGACGCCGGGGTGGCCCGCTTCCTGGTGCGCTGGGCCCTGCGCGCTCCGCGGGAAACCGTCGCCGACCCGGCTTTTGGCGGCGGGGTGTTCCTGGCCGCGGCCAGCGAGCGCCTGGCCGGGATGGGGGGGGACCCCAGGGCCCAGGTCTTCGGGGTGGAGCTGGACGAAGAGGCCCACCGGCGCACGGCTGCCTGGCTGAGGGCCCGCTTCGACCTCCCCCCAGCCCACCTCCGCCAGGGCGACTTCTTCGACCTGGAACCCCCAGGCCAGGTGGACGCGGTGGTGGGCAACCCGCCCTTTATCCGCTACCAGCGCTTTCCCGGCTTGCAAAAAGCTCTGGCAAAGGCAGGCCTCCGGCTGAGCGGCCGCTCGAGCGCCTGGGCCCCTTTCCTGCTGCGGGCGGTGGCCTGGCTCAGGCCTGGAGGGCGGCTGGCCATGGTGGTGCCCGCTGAGATTGCCCATGCGGCGTATGCGAGGCCGGTCCTGGACCACCTTAGCCGCTCCTTCGAGGAGATCTGGCTCATCAGCTTCCAAAAAAGCCTCTTTCCCCGCCTGAACCAGGACACCCTGCTGCTCCTGGCCGAAGGCCGCCGGCCCATGCCGGATGGCCGGGCGGCCGCCTGGCTGGTAGACCTGCCAGACCCGGCCGGGCTGGAGCAGCTTGCCCTGCCCACCCCAAAGGCCGTGCGGGTGAATCTGCTCGCCCTGGGGGGTGAGGCCCGGCTCCCCCTGTACTGGCTTTCCCCTGAGGAGCGCGAGCTCTACCTGCGGCTGGCCGGGCCCACCGCCCTGCGCCTGGGCCAGGTGGCCCGGGTGGACATCGGCTACGTCACCGGCCACAACCGCTTCTTCCACCTAAGCCCCGCCGAAGCGGCCCAGCAGGGCATCCCCCAGGCTTTTCTACGGGCGGCGCTGTGGCGGGGTCGGGGGCTCCGGGGCCTCCGCTTCACCTCTGCCGACTGGCAAGAAGCGGGCCAAAAGGGGCAGGCTGGCTTTTTGCTCTCGATTCCACCCGAGGCCCCCCTGCCCCCCGCGGTGGCGGCCTATCTGGAAGCCGGCCAGGCTGCCCAGGTCCACCGGGCCTACCAGTGCCGGCGGCGCCAACCCTGGTACAGCCTCTGCCCCGGGGGTGGGCCCGAGGCCTTCTTGGTGTACATGGGCGAGCCCCGGCTGGTGGTCAACGAGGCCAGGGTTTTACTCTCGAACAGCCTCTACGCCGTCCACCCCCAGGGCCTCGGGGCCAGGGCCCTGGCCGCCTTGTGGCAGAGTTCGCTCACCCAGCTAAGCGTGGAGCTCGAGGGCCACGCCCTGGGCGGGGGGATGCTCAAGCTGGAACCCAGGGAGGCCGAACGGGTGGTGCTGCCCAGTACGGCGCGCAACCGGTGGGAGGAGGGACGGCTCGAAGCGCTGGCCGATGGCCTGGACCGCCTGCTGCGTCAGGGAAAAACCCAGGAGGCCCAGGCCCTGGCCGACTCGGTGATTCTACGGGAGGGCTTGGGCCTTTCCGAGGAGGAGGTGGCCTGCTTGGCTCGAGCCCGCCAGAAGCTGAGGCTGCGCCGCTGCCGCAGGCCCTAG